In one window of Lepus europaeus isolate LE1 chromosome 14, mLepTim1.pri, whole genome shotgun sequence DNA:
- the FAM72A gene encoding protein FAM72A produces the protein MTTGSCSFEDRCVSVLCCRFCQQVLSSRGMKAVLLADTEIDLFSTDIPPTNAVDFIGRSYFTEICKCKLKDIACLKCGNIVGYHVIVPCSSCLLSCNNGHFWMFHSQAVYDINRLDSTGVNALLWGNLPEIEESTDEDVSDISAEECIR, from the exons ATGACCACCGGCAGCTGCAGCTTCGAGGACCGCTGCGTGTCGGTGCTGTGCTGCAGGTTCtgccagcaggtgctcagctccCGGGGGATGAAGGCCGTTCTGCTGGCCGACACCGAGATCGACCTTTTCTCCACGGACATCCCACCTACCAA TGCAGTAGACTTCATTGGAAGAAGCTATTTCACCGAAATCTGCAAATGTAAACTGAAGGACATCGCATGTTTAAAATG TGGAAACATTGTAGGCTATCATGTGATCGTTCCATGTAGTTCCTGTCTCCTTTCTTGCAACAATGGACACTTCTGGATGTTTCACAGCCAAGCCGTCTATGATATTAACAGACTGGACTCCACAG GTGTAAACGCCCTGCTTTGGGGAAACTTGCCAGAGATAGAAGAGAGTACTGATGAAGATGTGTCAGATATCTCAGCTGAGGAGTGTATTAGATGA